The genomic segment CGGCGGCAATTTTTCAAATCCATGGGCGCTGTTTCCACGGATCAGGGAGTTTTTTCTCCCTATACGCACGAGTTGAGCCGTACTGAAGCCGAGACTATTTTCGCCAGAGCCTTGCAGGGCAAAGCGACTTCGGAAGACGCCGCGCTTTTTACCGCGCACATGCTCATGGAAATGGCGCGCATGAGCATCGAGGACGGGCTGGTGATGCAAATTCATCCCGGTTCTTTCCGCGATCACAATCAGGTGATTTATCAGAAATTTGGCAAAGACAAAGGGTGCGACATTCCGGTGCAAACCGAGTACACAAAAAATTTGCGTGAATTACTCAACAAATACGGCAACGACAGCAGACTCACGCTCATTTTGTTCACGCTGGACGAGACCACTTATTCGCGAGAGTTGGCGCCTCTCGCCGGGCA from the Calditrichota bacterium genome contains:
- a CDS encoding glucuronate isomerase, translated to RRQFFKSMGAVSTDQGVFSPYTHELSRTEAETIFARALQGKATSEDAALFTAHMLMEMARMSIEDGLVMQIHPGSFRDHNQVIYQKFGKDKGCDIPVQTEYTKNLRELLNKYGNDSRLTLILFTLDETTYSRELAPLAGHYPAVKLGPSWWFHDSIQGMQRFRESVTETAGFYNTVGFNDDTRAFPSIPARHDLSRRVDSNFLATLVARHIIDFDEAVEISRALAYDLVKKAYKL